In the Candidatus Methanoperedens sp. genome, AAGAAATCCAATTAGCTATTTGACTTAAAAAGCTATCTTTTTGTTAGCTATGACCTGATTTTCACAAAAATTCTATCGACATATATAAATACTTTGCCAGGACTGCCTCTTATGGCAGAAACTTCAAAAGTCTTTAAAGGAGTCTCCTTCACAGACTCCCTTAAAAACTATATGGGCTTAAGAAATGTTTCGCTATGTCAATTTTTATTTTTCCTAAACATAGCGGACATTGCACAGCAAATAGAAAACAACTTCTACAGCGATAAAGATTGGCATTTCAGATATAATGTATCGGCAATGATCAAATTTGCTATAGTAAAATTCTTCAGGCAGCAGCCTTTCAAGAAAATCGTTTTATCACAGGATGAGGCATGGCTCCTTGGTTTTGAAGAAGGAAAAGATGGGGGAATCTCAATACCATCAGGTGGAACGCTTCATCATTTTGTCAAATACCGTTTAGGAATTG is a window encoding:
- a CDS encoding ISNCY family transposase; translation: MAETSKVFKGVSFTDSLKNYMGLRNVSLCQFLFFLNIADIAQQIENNFYSDKDWHFRYNVSAMIKFAIVKFFRQQPFKKIVLSQDEAWLLGFEEGKDGGISIPSGGTLHHFVKYRLGIEGINKVMEMVGERIVKLIDLKDAKLDSTPLEASRYDVHSDFNPHYECKMEKAHITMIGTYPVFMTHTNGLAGDSPQVPA